The proteins below are encoded in one region of Candidatus Eremiobacterota bacterium:
- a CDS encoding polysaccharide biosynthesis C-terminal domain-containing protein, protein MKPIRFIGFEISGEKVARRMGVGFFLYFLSKAKGVITFFFFTRILGTGGYGDLSMVLLTAGVLYPLVKVVLSYGFRVYSTHLTDPDEIRRNFTTTLFPALAFSALNLMVFTFCDLSFISPSLNTYRYWIAALVFAMILKEYSLTMPETFQKARIIAVFTTSVELSAAAISIALLFMGFSVKGVVLSTIICYTAGSLVLLCLIFRDIGFEFSIDGRKLVKFTLLGLPIIPVGFFLWVIQGFDQYLIAHYFTTSEVGIYAASVNIAAFLLMVNPALDFAFGATILKLWNEKAMEKFSYYNLTALKWIICLASCASGILYLMAVPVVHLFASKEFLRASAVLPVLSVATSLFLVACMFQRILYTTKDTLKVLFAFGSAASISAVLNILLIPRLGINGAAIASLSANLALFLIMACMTVKAYNYHFYRNKKLYIPVVATLVFCGMAGIIIPAHIRNTDGVAIALSALYSALFLYSLHRGKFVEQNEIELGKRLLAPLGLSQGTQDGEGPLPTDLNQ, encoded by the coding sequence ATGAAGCCCATCAGGTTCATAGGCTTTGAGATATCGGGGGAGAAGGTGGCCCGGAGAATGGGAGTGGGTTTCTTTCTCTACTTTCTCTCAAAGGCAAAAGGCGTCATCACCTTTTTCTTTTTCACAAGGATACTTGGCACGGGAGGGTACGGCGATCTTTCAATGGTGCTCCTCACGGCAGGAGTGCTCTATCCCCTTGTGAAAGTGGTGCTCTCATACGGATTCAGGGTTTACTCGACACACCTGACCGATCCGGACGAGATCAGAAGAAATTTCACCACGACGCTCTTTCCCGCCCTGGCATTCAGCGCCCTGAACCTCATGGTTTTCACCTTCTGCGACCTCTCCTTCATCAGCCCGTCTCTCAATACCTACCGGTACTGGATCGCCGCGCTGGTATTCGCCATGATACTGAAAGAATACAGCCTCACCATGCCGGAGACCTTCCAGAAGGCAAGGATAATTGCCGTGTTCACCACCTCGGTTGAGCTTTCTGCGGCAGCGATCTCCATTGCGCTGCTGTTCATGGGCTTTTCTGTCAAGGGAGTTGTTCTTTCAACAATTATCTGCTACACGGCAGGCTCACTGGTGCTCCTCTGCCTCATTTTCAGGGATATCGGCTTCGAGTTCTCCATTGACGGCAGAAAGCTGGTAAAATTCACCCTGCTGGGGCTTCCCATAATACCCGTGGGCTTTTTCCTCTGGGTCATCCAGGGCTTTGACCAGTACCTCATTGCCCACTATTTCACCACTTCAGAGGTAGGTATCTACGCCGCTTCAGTCAATATCGCCGCGTTCCTCCTCATGGTGAACCCGGCGCTCGATTTTGCCTTCGGCGCCACGATCCTCAAGCTCTGGAACGAAAAGGCGATGGAAAAGTTCTCTTACTACAACCTGACGGCTCTCAAATGGATTATCTGCCTGGCCTCGTGCGCCAGCGGCATCCTTTACCTGATGGCAGTCCCCGTCGTGCACCTTTTCGCCTCAAAGGAGTTCTTAAGGGCTTCGGCAGTGCTCCCCGTCCTCTCCGTTGCCACTTCGCTCTTCCTCGTGGCCTGCATGTTCCAGAGGATTCTCTATACCACCAAGGATACCTTGAAGGTTCTTTTCGCCTTCGGGAGCGCTGCATCCATAAGCGCCGTCCTTAACATCCTCCTTATTCCCCGTCTCGGCATCAATGGCGCCGCAATTGCCTCTCTCTCGGCAAACCTGGCGTTGTTTCTGATAATGGCATGTATGACAGTAAAGGCTTATAATTACCATTTCTACAGGAATAAAAAGCTCTATATACCCGTGGTGGCAACCTTGGTTTTCTGCGGGATGGCGGGGATCATTATCCCCGCTCACATAAGAAATACTGATGGAGTGGCGATTGCTCTCTCAGCGCTTTACAGCGCCCTTTTTCTCTATTCACTTCACAGGGGAAAATTCGTGGAGCAGAATGAGATAGAGCTCGGGAAAAGGCTTCTCGCTCCTCTTGGCCTCTCCCAGGGGACTCAGGATGGCGAAGGGCCCCTTCCCACTGATCTGAACCAATAG
- a CDS encoding class I SAM-dependent methyltransferase — translation MNSPDNRWRNYFLEHTGRKALLQNAYEHWSFRWPAYEQIFRRVPPGSRILDVGCGIGFSAILLAGYGYKAVGVDNDETIIEEARTIGSHFNSDAVFEVRSAFELDEYYDQFDMTISFGVVEHFDRETTIGLLGRQARCAPFVLATIPTAHSSDPITDERLYTTGAFGRLFFAAGLKTVAKFTLGDAGSARVLKHLLPPVLYRAVKAICSYAPGIGIVGQRNQ, via the coding sequence ATGAATTCTCCTGATAACCGCTGGCGAAACTATTTTCTGGAGCACACAGGTCGTAAAGCGCTTCTGCAGAACGCTTACGAGCACTGGTCTTTCCGCTGGCCTGCCTATGAGCAGATCTTCCGCAGGGTGCCTCCAGGCTCCCGTATACTGGACGTGGGATGCGGCATCGGGTTCAGCGCCATTCTTCTTGCGGGATACGGCTACAAGGCCGTGGGCGTTGATAATGACGAGACCATTATAGAGGAGGCCCGCACTATCGGCTCGCATTTCAACAGTGATGCCGTGTTTGAAGTGCGTTCGGCCTTTGAGCTTGATGAATACTATGACCAGTTTGATATGACCATCTCTTTCGGCGTCGTCGAGCATTTTGATCGAGAGACCACCATCGGGCTGCTCGGCAGGCAGGCGCGCTGCGCTCCCTTTGTGCTCGCCACAATCCCCACGGCTCATTCGAGCGATCCCATCACTGATGAGCGCCTTTACACCACAGGGGCATTCGGGAGGCTTTTTTTTGCGGCGGGCCTCAAGACTGTCGCAAAGTTCACCCTGGGGGATGCGGGCTCTGCAAGGGTCTTAAAGCACCTTCTCCCTCCCGTTCTCTACAGGGCAGTGAAGGCAATATGCTCCTATGCTCCGGGAATAGGCATCGTGGGACAGAGGAACCAATGA